CTACAAGAAATCCTAGATTTTAATAAGTCTTTTGTTGAAGACAAAGAATACGATAAATACATAACTTCAAAGGAACCAAACAAGAAGTTGGTTGTCTTATCCTGTATGGATACTAGATTAACCGAGCTTCTACCAAAGGCACTAAATCTTAAAAATGGAGATGCTAAATTTGTTAAAAATGCCGGAGCTTCTATAATGCATCCCTTTGGAAGTATTATAAGAAGTATTGTTGTTGCAGTTTATGAATTTGAAGCAGATGAGGTTTTAGTAATTGGCCATCACGGCTGCGGCATGAGCAACTTAAATGTAGATAAAACTATAGAAAAAATAATCTCCAGAGGTGTATCAAAAGATGTTATAACAACCTTAAATAATGCAGGTATAGATATAAAGAAATGGCTGCATGGTTTTGATTCTGTTGAAGAATCTATAAAAGAAAGTGTAGGTTTAATTAAAAACCATCCACTTATTCCAAAGGATTTAATAGTTCATGGCTTAATAATAGATCCCAAAACAGGAAAGCTTGAAATTGTAGTTAATGGATACAAATAAGCGCTGCCTGATTCCTTAGCAAATTGCTTTAAGGAGTCAGGCAGCGTTTATTTAATACTTGTAACACTTCTCCTGCCGAATCATAAAATATTATTGGTGAGGTTAGTAACCGCAGCAAATTTCAAAGGAGAATTTAAATGTACAACAATCAATTTCTCTACTGTCCTTATTGTACTCAACCAACAATTTGTCCATATTGCAACTATCAAATGAGAAAATTTGATAGCAACTACGACTACGATAGTTTTGACTTTAATGATTACTATGAGCTAGATGACTATGACTTTAGAGCACCACAGCAAGAGGTAAACAGGATATTTCGATTGCTTAATGATCAACAACCTCAGCTTTTTAGAAACTTTACTAGATACGGAGTGCCCAGAAATCAAGTAGACAGCTACTTTAGAACTGCTATCAATTACACACTGGATAATGCCTCAAAAAATACTGGTAACCTAAATCAAAGAACTATTGCTATTTTTAATGACTTTAGAAGAAGTAACCAGGTTATTTTCAACTCCCTTCGTCGTGCAGGGGTTCCTAATAATATAATCAACAGCACCTTTAGAGATGTAATAGAATTTACTCTTAGAAACAGCACTTCTATTCCTGTTCCCCCACCAGTGCCTAAGCCAACTCCGGGTGGATGGAGCAGATGGGAAGACCTTGGAGGAACCTTAACCTCGGCACCAGCAGTTGCTTCATGGGCATCTAACAGGCTCGATGTTTTCGGAAGGG
The genomic region above belongs to Clostridium swellfunianum and contains:
- a CDS encoding beta-class carbonic anhydrase, yielding MSKLQEILDFNKSFVEDKEYDKYITSKEPNKKLVVLSCMDTRLTELLPKALNLKNGDAKFVKNAGASIMHPFGSIIRSIVVAVYEFEADEVLVIGHHGCGMSNLNVDKTIEKIISRGVSKDVITTLNNAGIDIKKWLHGFDSVEESIKESVGLIKNHPLIPKDLIVHGLIIDPKTGKLEIVVNGYK